From Mucilaginibacter rubeus, a single genomic window includes:
- a CDS encoding multicopper oxidase domain-containing protein: protein MKKILVIVVLLCLKQLAFAQGDMQNMAGMEKKQAVTYTCPMHPEIHASKPGNCPKCGMKLVKEKNKTVAKKDNGMQMPANPTTKKAGSMDGMKMGEENSNPNPEKSSGMSMKNDGQKTDNMEGMKMGDNDAASAEIKSARANLGPIKTIAAVSPPHTVRYDLYVRDTTVMLGKKPKRAIAVNGQIPMPTLTFTEGDTAEIWVHNELNEETSLHWHGLFLPNKMDGVPYITQMPIKPHTKYLYKFPIVQHGTHWYHSHSGLQEQIGMYGAFIMKKRQEWNIPSIPVVLSDWIDMNPKEVERSLHNQTDWFSILKGTTQSYAEAIRTGHLKTKLTNEWKRMTAMDVSDVAYDNFLINGKNQSTLSQFKAGDKVRLRIANGGASSYFWLNWAGGKITVVANDGNDVEPVEVDRLIIAVSETYDVVVTIPDNKSYEFLVTPEDRTKHASLWLGSGEKVAATKMPKLKYFAGMKMMNDMMDMKGNLVKMDGMDMKNQEMDMNTVMYPEISGPENPADTMKSKQDMRNSDMNKSPVPAKDSSKKMQPQGGAQSMAGMDMGNSNADIVTLSYAMLRAPEKTTLRSGPVKELKFNLTGNMNRYVWSIDNKVVSEADKILIKKGENVRIILYNNTMMRHPMHLHGHDFRVLNGQGEYAPLKNVLDIMPMESDTIEFAATEPGGDWFFHCHILYHMMSGMGRVFSYQDTLVDKTDITNPKLAQRRLNADDQMPHPMARIGLESSGSDGELMFANTRWKANSIWHLGLNAKMGYESETMVGRYIGRNQWFFPYVGFDYHYKQFNPDEKNIFGSDYKNLFGQVSNKEHRRTVVAGMAYTLPMLVIADARIDGDGKLRFQLGREDIPLSKRLRMNFMINTDKEYAAGLRYIVTKYFSLSSHYDSDMGLGAGLTVTY from the coding sequence ATGAAAAAAATATTAGTAATTGTGGTACTGCTTTGTTTAAAACAGCTGGCATTCGCTCAAGGCGATATGCAGAATATGGCTGGTATGGAAAAAAAACAAGCGGTTACCTATACCTGCCCGATGCACCCGGAAATTCATGCTTCAAAGCCGGGAAATTGCCCGAAATGCGGCATGAAGCTGGTCAAAGAAAAAAACAAAACCGTTGCAAAAAAGGACAATGGTATGCAAATGCCTGCGAATCCTACTACAAAAAAAGCAGGTAGTATGGATGGAATGAAAATGGGTGAAGAAAATTCTAACCCAAATCCGGAAAAATCAAGCGGCATGTCCATGAAAAACGATGGTCAGAAAACGGATAATATGGAGGGAATGAAAATGGGTGATAACGATGCTGCTTCGGCTGAAATTAAAAGCGCCAGGGCCAATTTAGGGCCTATAAAAACGATTGCTGCTGTTTCTCCTCCGCATACCGTTCGTTACGACTTATACGTCAGGGATACTACGGTAATGCTTGGAAAAAAACCAAAGCGCGCCATTGCGGTGAATGGTCAGATCCCCATGCCCACACTGACATTTACCGAAGGCGATACCGCGGAAATATGGGTTCATAATGAATTGAATGAAGAAACCTCACTTCACTGGCATGGGTTGTTTTTACCCAATAAAATGGATGGCGTGCCTTACATTACACAGATGCCTATCAAGCCTCATACCAAATATCTTTATAAGTTCCCAATCGTGCAGCATGGTACACACTGGTACCATAGCCATTCCGGATTGCAGGAGCAAATCGGTATGTACGGAGCCTTCATTATGAAAAAAAGGCAGGAATGGAATATTCCGTCGATCCCGGTGGTACTAAGCGACTGGATTGATATGAATCCTAAAGAAGTGGAAAGAAGTCTTCACAACCAAACGGACTGGTTTAGTATCCTTAAGGGAACGACTCAGAGTTATGCTGAAGCGATTCGTACCGGTCATTTGAAAACTAAGTTGACCAATGAATGGAAAAGGATGACCGCTATGGATGTGAGCGATGTGGCTTATGACAATTTCCTGATCAACGGTAAAAACCAATCGACGCTGTCGCAATTTAAGGCCGGGGATAAAGTAAGGCTGCGGATAGCCAATGGTGGAGCCTCGTCTTATTTTTGGCTAAACTGGGCAGGTGGTAAGATCACCGTGGTTGCGAATGATGGTAATGATGTAGAACCGGTTGAAGTGGACAGGCTTATTATAGCGGTGTCAGAAACCTACGATGTTGTGGTAACGATACCCGATAATAAAAGTTATGAATTTTTAGTGACCCCCGAGGACCGTACCAAACATGCTTCGCTCTGGCTGGGTAGTGGCGAAAAGGTTGCGGCTACAAAAATGCCGAAGCTAAAATACTTTGCCGGCATGAAAATGATGAATGACATGATGGACATGAAGGGCAACCTGGTAAAGATGGACGGGATGGATATGAAAAACCAGGAGATGGATATGAATACCGTCATGTATCCGGAGATTTCGGGACCTGAAAATCCTGCTGACACGATGAAAAGTAAGCAGGATATGCGGAACAGTGATATGAACAAATCCCCTGTGCCGGCCAAGGATAGCAGCAAAAAAATGCAACCGCAAGGTGGGGCTCAAAGCATGGCTGGTATGGATATGGGAAATAGCAATGCAGATATTGTAACCCTTAGCTATGCGATGCTCCGGGCACCTGAAAAAACAACCTTACGTTCAGGTCCGGTAAAAGAACTCAAATTTAATTTGACCGGTAATATGAACCGTTATGTCTGGAGTATAGATAATAAGGTTGTCTCCGAGGCGGATAAAATTTTGATCAAGAAGGGGGAAAACGTGCGTATCATTTTATATAATAATACGATGATGCGACATCCCATGCACCTGCACGGACATGATTTTAGGGTGTTGAACGGGCAGGGCGAATACGCCCCGTTAAAGAACGTGCTGGACATCATGCCTATGGAAAGTGATACTATCGAGTTTGCCGCGACCGAGCCGGGCGGCGATTGGTTCTTTCATTGCCATATCCTGTATCACATGATGAGCGGAATGGGACGTGTATTTAGCTACCAGGATACCCTGGTTGACAAAACCGACATCACCAATCCTAAGTTAGCTCAGCGTCGTTTAAACGCTGACGATCAAATGCCTCACCCAATGGCGCGTATCGGATTGGAAAGTAGCGGCTCCGATGGAGAGCTTATGTTCGCCAATACCCGTTGGAAAGCAAACTCCATATGGCACCTGGGTTTAAATGCTAAGATGGGTTACGAAAGTGAAACCATGGTTGGTCGCTATATCGGGCGGAATCAATGGTTTTTCCCTTATGTAGGATTCGATTACCATTATAAACAATTTAATCCCGATGAAAAAAATATTTTTGGCAGCGATTATAAGAACTTATTTGGACAGGTAAGCAACAAGGAACACCGTAGAACAGTGGTAGCCGGTATGGCCTACACCTTACCGATGCTGGTCATCGCGGATGCACGTATTGACGGTGATGGTAAATTACGGTTCCAATTGGGACGTGAGGATATTCCATTATCAAAACGCCTTCGTATGAATTTCATGATCAATACCGATAAGGAATATGCAGCAGGATTAAGATATATTGTCACCAAATACTTTTCCTTATCGAGTCATTATGATAGCGATATGGGATTGGGTGCAGGTTTAACAGTAACTTATTAA
- a CDS encoding class I SAM-dependent methyltransferase: MNTNLGFEQNYIALRQIEKRIYSDIEVLLLPHIARDHVHYKEWKIRKQSCSLLISYLKRKRKPIKILEVGCGNGWLSAKLSEIGQSEVTGLDVNRVEINQAINVFSKKNLKFIYDRFPSEHLEGLKFDIIVFAASIQYFNCFSEVINEAFKCLTVRGEIHIVDTPFYKPDELADAANRSKKYFSGLGHAEMAHHYHYHSINDLLEFNHKILANPRKLFNRLFKKIKFPWVMIKC; this comes from the coding sequence ATGAATACTAATTTAGGTTTCGAGCAGAATTACATCGCTTTGCGGCAAATAGAGAAACGGATCTATTCTGATATAGAAGTTTTGTTGTTACCTCATATTGCTCGCGATCATGTCCACTATAAAGAGTGGAAAATCAGAAAGCAATCCTGCAGTTTATTGATCTCCTATCTTAAAAGGAAAAGAAAACCCATAAAAATTCTGGAAGTAGGTTGCGGTAATGGCTGGCTTTCTGCGAAGTTATCAGAAATTGGACAATCAGAAGTAACCGGTTTAGATGTTAATCGGGTCGAAATCAATCAGGCGATAAACGTTTTTAGTAAAAAAAATCTAAAATTCATATATGATCGTTTTCCGTCCGAGCATTTAGAAGGACTGAAATTTGATATTATTGTATTTGCAGCTTCGATACAATATTTCAACTGCTTTTCGGAGGTTATAAATGAAGCATTTAAGTGTTTGACAGTGCGTGGTGAAATACACATAGTAGATACGCCTTTTTATAAGCCAGACGAGCTAGCAGATGCTGCAAATAGATCAAAGAAATATTTTTCAGGCTTAGGACATGCTGAAATGGCCCATCATTACCATTATCATTCAATAAATGATCTCTTAGAATTTAATCATAAAATCTTAGCAAATCCCAGGAAATTATTCAACCGTTTGTTTAAAAAGATCAAGTTTCCCTGGGTAATGATCAAGTGTTAG
- a CDS encoding heme-binding domain-containing protein: MKRKVLIGLGVVVILFIVIQFIPGQYNQSKQTSANNIAQVYSMPQDVQAILKKDCYDCHSNNTNYPFYAHLQPMRLMLDRHVRNGKDELNFDEFGTYSARKKRSKLRAISTSLDEGTMPLPSYLIIHRDAALNPRDTALIKNWIRKVNE; encoded by the coding sequence ATGAAGCGTAAAGTTTTAATTGGGCTGGGTGTCGTCGTCATTTTATTTATTGTCATTCAGTTCATACCCGGGCAATACAACCAGAGTAAACAGACCTCGGCGAACAATATCGCTCAGGTATATAGTATGCCACAGGACGTACAGGCGATTTTAAAGAAAGACTGTTATGATTGCCATAGCAATAACACCAATTATCCCTTTTACGCGCATTTGCAGCCAATGCGGCTTATGCTGGACAGGCATGTCCGTAATGGCAAGGATGAATTGAACTTCGATGAATTCGGAACGTATTCGGCGAGAAAGAAAAGAAGCAAGTTGCGGGCAATCAGCACAAGTTTAGATGAAGGAACTATGCCCCTGCCTTCATACCTGATTATTCACCGTGATGCTGCACTTAACCCGCGAGACACGGCTTTGATCAAAAATTGGATCAGGAAAGTCAACGAATAA
- a CDS encoding DUF3347 domain-containing protein yields MKNIIIVLAIGLTTLSIAACNNNSKKTTAQAGNDTTAAAAATTTEPNSSKSGVDAKTSASVKEMVANYLQLKNALTTDNTNDAATAGKALSEGFVKLDKSVLTADQKKAYTDIADDAKEMAEHIGISGGKLPHQREHFDMLSKDMYDLVKLFGAGMPLYVDRCPMFNDKKGAIWLSETKEIKNPYLGSSMPTCGSIKEELK; encoded by the coding sequence ATGAAAAATATAATCATTGTTTTGGCCATCGGCCTTACCACTTTATCTATAGCCGCTTGTAATAACAATTCAAAAAAAACGACTGCGCAAGCGGGTAATGATACTACAGCTGCGGCAGCTGCAACAACTACCGAACCTAATTCTTCAAAATCCGGGGTCGATGCTAAAACGAGTGCTTCGGTTAAAGAGATGGTTGCGAATTATTTACAACTGAAGAATGCTTTAACCACTGACAACACTAACGATGCGGCTACTGCCGGCAAAGCATTATCGGAAGGTTTCGTAAAACTCGACAAATCGGTATTGACCGCAGACCAAAAAAAGGCGTATACAGACATAGCTGATGACGCGAAAGAAATGGCTGAGCATATTGGCATAAGCGGAGGCAAATTACCGCATCAACGCGAACACTTTGACATGCTGAGCAAAGATATGTACGATCTGGTGAAATTATTTGGAGCGGGCATGCCTTTATACGTGGACCGCTGCCCGATGTTTAATGATAAAAAGGGTGCAATCTGGCTAAGCGAAACAAAAGAGATAAAAAACCCTTACCTGGGTTCGTCAATGCCTACCTGTGGTTCGATCAAAGAAGAATTAAAATAA
- a CDS encoding DUF3347 domain-containing protein: protein MKKIFLLVALVAATFTQTFAQNSAKPSALGSLLSSYYDVKNDLIKSNSTDAATHAADFLKAVNAVDMKSLPAADMNAFMSFQDKLAFDAKHISESKDIAHQREHFANFSSNFFKLAKAVKLTDQAVYYDYCPMKKSYWLSADASIKNPYFGSQMLTCGKVTETLNK, encoded by the coding sequence ATGAAAAAAATATTTCTTTTAGTTGCATTAGTTGCAGCTACTTTTACCCAAACTTTCGCTCAAAATAGCGCAAAGCCATCTGCACTTGGTTCTTTATTGTCATCGTATTACGATGTTAAGAACGACTTGATCAAATCCAACAGCACCGATGCAGCGACACATGCTGCTGACTTTCTTAAAGCGGTGAATGCTGTTGATATGAAATCATTGCCCGCAGCTGATATGAATGCCTTTATGTCCTTTCAGGACAAGTTAGCCTTCGATGCCAAGCATATTTCAGAAAGTAAGGATATCGCCCATCAGCGCGAGCATTTCGCCAACTTCTCTTCCAACTTCTTTAAATTGGCCAAGGCGGTAAAACTGACCGATCAGGCAGTTTATTACGACTATTGCCCGATGAAGAAAAGTTATTGGTTGTCTGCAGATGCATCGATCAAAAATCCATATTTCGGTAGCCAGATGCTGACCTGCGGTAAGGTTACTGAAACCTTAAATAAATAA